AAGTAAACCTTTCTTACTGCTTTTGTATTCAAAGTACAGACATGCACCTGAATCCTGATATAGATTATGTGGATTTACCTTCAAAATTCCTGTTTTCATGGACAGGGCCGAGCGGGGTCTTCACAAATGCACCCCGTGGGATGATACCCACTGCCTTATCTATCTGATCTATCGTCGCTACAAGACGGATTTCCTCCTTGATCATgggctttaaagaaaaataagcaaatattAAATCGcagctttcactgtttcttttactgGAAATAAACTCAGGGTGCCTGTAGGAACCACAATACAGTCATCATCTTGAGTTTGATGGGATTATGAGAATGATCACACTTCACATATTCTTAGTGAAACAATATAACAGAGAACATTGTTAAGAGTAGACATTTCAAACCCATTGGGGCAGTAGCTATTATTCCCTCCCTCTGGATTAACCCAGGCATAACTGAGATCCGAATTTGGCCATTTGATTATAAGCAATAGCAATTCCGTGTTCAGTTTCTATATAAAGTGTCAGGCACAGCAATGAGACAAGatgcaaatgttaaataaaactatataaaaataTCTGAAATGAATCCAACTAATTCATATAAATAGGGAGGAGAAGTGAGGATGTTTCCAAGACATTTATAACTCCAAGGTTAGCTGAAGTGGTCAATGAAAGTTGCTGCTGTTCCATAGCGACAGAAATCAGGGAAATGCATGTTCACCCCAGTATGAACAGAGATTTCCTTAAAGGAGATGTGAGCTATGTTGAACTCATGTTGAGACTGAAATACTACTATCCCTCTTCCTCTAAGGCAACAGTACCCAATATTTTGGGGCACCAGTCAGCGCCGCCTGCTTCTCTACAACTCCTCCCATTCAGTGGTGCCCACTCAAACATGCATTGGTTATGAATGATAGGATCCTCGCAAGTGTAATACTTTGTACTGGAGCAGCCTGAGCTCCCTTGATGATTAAAGCATTCACAGCTGGTTGGAAAGGGTAGCAGACTGGGAACCAGTATAGGTTTATTACCAGGAAGAAGTATCAATTCTAGTTTGTTCAGTTCAGGCTGGGAACAACTGTATTAGGGGACAGCTTAGAAGACTGGTCTAGAAAATGGCCTGTTGTACTTACCCCACCTTCCTCCTCATATATTCTCTCATTCTCTTCCCCCTTCTTCTCAATGGGATCATACTCATAAGATGGATCCCCCTGGAAACGGCCCTTTAGCCCTGCAGTCTGTGTGATCATTTCCTCAGTAGCTGGTGGCAGAAGACTCCACTCCACGCAGTTCAAGCTGTCAGCCAGACAAACACAACAAAGGGCAAAGCTTATTGAAACACAGGGACCCTCCTTTTCAGATGTAATGCAGCCCATTGGGAGCCTTGCAAGAACCATTAGTGAAACAGGTGACATGCAGAGAGACAATGGTGTGCACTGATGGAAACTGATTGCCTTCTTAAAGCATCACCACCTGGTGCTCGAAAAGAGGAGCCACTTGCGGGGCTCAGAAAGGCAGGATAGAAGCTGCTGTTCAATACTATATTGTACAGCCAGCATCACACAGACATTTTAAAGGAAGGACATTTTTaaaggtcttgtggttaaagaacTAGAAGGTCTGGTTCTATTCCGagctctgccacatacttccCTGTGtgaacttagggtatgtctacactgcaataaaagacccacagcccGAGTCCTGTGAGTCTAAGTCAACTGACCCAggtcagctgcagctgtgccatgggTCTTTCATCACAGTGTAGAAGTACTCTTCGCCAAGCTTCCACACTTTTCTgtttctcagttccttctctgtaAAATCCCCTTCCCATAGGGAAATTGTGCAGAGAAATCCATGAAGGGTTTGTAGGGTGCTCAGATGttatggtgatgagcaccataAAACACCATAATAAAGTCTTGTCACAGTAAGAGGCAAAGACAGGAACCAGCTCTTCCCCGCCCGCAGCCCCTCTCAGCTGCAGAAGTAACTCTTAAGCCCACTCTGCCCCACAACCTGTTGCTGTGTCCTGTATGGACAAATCTTGGAAGGAAGCTGCCCCATCCAGGGACTATATGGATAGTTCCTGGACagtctgcccttcccccccccccccacacacacacacacacctgtatgGACAGATCCTGAGCCcagtttcccaccaccaccaccacctgtatGGACACCTCTTAAGTCCAGCCTCCCATGTCCCCATCACCTGTATGGACAGCTCCTGAGCCCAGCGTCCCTCCCCTCATATGGACAGCTCCTGAGTCCAACCTGCCccccgcgcgcgcacacacacacacacacacctgtatggacagctcctgcccccccccccacacacacccctgtgtggacagctcctgccccccacacacacacacacacctgtgtggacagctcctgccccccccacacctgtGTGGACAGCtcttgccccccacacacacctgtagAGGCGGCTCCTGGGCCCGGCGCGGTCTGACCCCAGCCCCTCGGCGATGTAATAGGGCCCGCGGATGCCCTGGATGCGGCCCCAGAACCGGACCCGCTCGAAGCGATAGTCCcggcgcagcagcagcagcgaggcTCGCAGCGCCGCCCGCTTCTCCGAGCTcagccccccgccgcccccggccACCAGGTCCAGCGCGTAGGGCAGCGACTCGGCGTCCATGGCGGGGCTCCCGGGCGGGGGGATGGCACCGGCTGCGGCTGTGCAGGAAGCCGCGTCTCGTTACCTGGCAACCACCTCCACGGAGACGCGACGCTCGGAGGGTGCGGGGTCGAGCCGTTGCTGCGGATCGGAGGTCAAAGGTCACGGGCGGGGGAAAATCTGTATTGCCCTTGATAACCCTTTACTTTCTGGGAGGGGTTCACAATTTTTGGTCAAAACTGAAAATTAATCAAATTCAGGCCCCTGGAAATAGTGCAGAGGCAGATGGTGGCACCCTGGTAACAGCAAGACCCATGATGTCATGGCAACCACAACACCTATGATGCCATGGCAACAGCAACATCCATGGGACTAAAGGACACCTGGGCAATGGCAACACCCCAAAGATCGCAGCCCCAGTTTCTCCCCAGAATAGCTGACCTGAAGAAACACTTACAGGACATAATGTGGCTTCCCTCCTTCACCTCGGCCGGGTGCAGCCCCCCCAGAGCCTGTCCCACCCAGTCCTGACACCCCATCGCCCCGGCCTTCCCACTTGGAGAGAGAGCGTGGCAGTGGGAACGGACATTGCCACATAGGGAATTGCGCTGGGGACGGCCTCTGTCGCACACACCAGGGTCGTCATCCTGGCACAAGGGACAAAATGGCCAATCTGCTTAATAGCACTGACAAGCATGACTGGCCTGGGGATTTGCAGGTCCCCAGGCAAGGGCAGGAGTCCAAGACCCCAAAGGATGGCAGGGTGCTGGGGATCACTCAGAGACCCCAAGTGGCTCAATGTGTATTTGGGTAGCTATCTCAAGGGTTCCCAAGCACTGGCTATACTAGCACCCTCTTGTCTTGTGTGGGGTGAATCCTTGATTCCACTGGCAGGGCTGGAATTCCCTCTGCagcctcaaccccctcccccattagtAGGCAGGGAGTGAACACTATCAGGGGATCCAGTGAGAGGAGAAATCCAGACAGCACCTAATCACCTGTAATCATGGCGGGGAGTTGCACAGTGACCCGTTAAGAGGCACCCATGTGCGTCTCCTGTAGCTCCACCTTGTGATAGAGGAGAGAGCAAGGATTGTGAGAGAGTCTGCAGATGGCAGCCACGGCTGGTTCTGGCTTTTTGgatgccccaagcaaaaaaaaaaaaacggggcagccagaacggcaaagcaaggtgcagggggaccagctggggggggggaggggaagggagcgggcaggagagagagaaaagggggcagccagggaaggaagaggactgccctgcagggcgctctggttctccatgCCACTGCCCCCTAGAGGGCGGCCAGAGTGGAACAagaacaaccaaacaaacaaacaaacaaaaagcggccgtgccgccctaggattgggcagaatgctgcctcgaacagtctgccgtcccaagcaccagcttgctcagctgatgcctggagccagccctgatggcaGCCTGGCCAAACAAATGTCTGTATGCTGTTCTTGTGTAAAGTGAAGCACTCCCTGAGCCATCTGGGACAAGCAGTCTTTTAAGAAGGTGGTTGGAGCATGTTGCCCTGCATAGCTGCACATGAGATCTCCTCCTCAGGAGGCTGTACACCCCCCCAGGTAAGTCTGTGAGCCTGCAAGACAGCTAACTGTTGTATGTATCTTGTTTGGGGTACCACTAAGGACTGCTTCCTCCccatttcaaaaaaacaaaaccaaaaaaaacatgAATCCCACCACCTctggtacttgtggcaccttagagactaacaaatttattagagcataagctttcgtggactacagcccatccgaagaagtgggctgtagtccacgaaagcttatgctctaataaatttgttagtctctaaggtgccacaagtactcctgttcttNNNNNNNNNNNNNNNNNNNNNNNNNNNNNNNNNNNNNNNNNNNNNNNNNNNNNNNNNNNNNNNNNNNNNNNNNNNNNNNNNNNNNNNNNNNNNNNNNNNNNNNNNNNNNNNNNNNNNNNNNNNNNNNNNNNNNNNNNNNNNNNNNNNNNNNNNNNNNNNNNNNNNNNNNNNNNNNNNNNNNNNNNNNNNNNNNNNNNNNNNNNNNNNNNNNNNNNNNNNNNNNNNNNNNNNNNNNNNNNNNNNNNNNNNNNNNNNNNNNNNNNNNNNNNNNNNNNNNNNNNNNNNNNNNNNNNNNNNNNNNNNNNNNNNNNNNNNNNNNNNNNNNNNNNNNNNNNNNNNNNNNNNNNNNNNNNNNNNNNNNNNNNNNNNNNNNNNNNNNNNNNNNNNNNNNNNNNNNNNNNNNNNNNNNNNNNNNNNNNNNNNNNNNNNNNNNNNNNNNNNNNNNNNNNNNNNNNNNNNNNNNNNNNNNNNNNNNNNNNNNNNNNNNNNNNNNNNNNNNNNNNNNNNNNNNNNNNNNNNNNNNNNNNNNNNNNNNNNNNNNNNNNNNNNNNNNNNNNNNNNNNNNNNNNNNNNNNNNNNNNNNNNNNNNNNNNNNNNNNNNNNNNNNNNNNNNNNNNNNNNNNNNNNNNNNNNNNNNNNNNNNNNNNNNNNNNNNNNNNNNNNNNNNNNNNNNNNNNNNNNNNNNNNNNNNNNNNNNNNNNNNNNNNNNNNNNNNNNNNNNNNNNNNNNNNNNNNNNNNNNNNNNNNNNNNNNNNNNNNNNNNNNNNNNNNNNNNNNNNNNNNNNNNNNNNNNNNNNNNNNNNNNNNNNNNNNNNNNNNNNNNNNNNNNNNNNNNNNNNNNNNNNNNNNNNNNNNNNNNNNNNNNNNNNNNNNNNNNNNNNNNNNNNNNNNNNNNNNNNNNNNNNNNNNNNNNNNNNNNNNNNNNNNNNNNNNNNNNNNNNNNNNNNNNNNNNNNNNNNNNNNNNNNNNNNNNNNNNNNNNNNNNNNNNNNNNNNNNNNNNNNNNNNNNNNNNNNNNNNNNNNNNNNNNNNNNNNNNNNNNNNNNNNNNNNNNNNNNNNNNNNNNNNNNNNNNNNNNNNNNNNNNNNNNNNNNNNNNNNNNNNNNNNNNNNNNNNNNNNNNNNNNNNNNNNNNNNNNNNNNNNNNNNNNNNNNNNNNNNNNNNNNNNNNNNNNNNNNNNNNNNNNNNNNNNNNNNNNNNNNNNNNNNNNNNNNNNNNNNNNNNNNNNNNNNNNNNNNNNNNNNNNNNNNNNNNNNNNNNNNNNNNNN
The nucleotide sequence above comes from Trachemys scripta elegans isolate TJP31775 chromosome 3, CAS_Tse_1.0, whole genome shotgun sequence. Encoded proteins:
- the RSPH9 gene encoding radial spoke head protein 9 homolog isoform X2 — its product is MDAESLPYALDLVAGGGGGLSSEKRAALRASLLLLRRDYRFERVRFWGRIQGIRGPYYIAEGLGSDRAGPRSRLYSLNCVEWSLLPPATEEMITQTAGLKGRFQGDPSYEYDPIEKKGEENERIYEEEGGPMIKEEIRLVATIDQIDKAVGIIPRGAFVKTPLGPVHENRNFEGLSLTEAKKLNSYFHFTEPVNLKNRTLLQKADLDPSIDFLDSLEHDIPKGSWSIQLERGGSLVVLRSLLWPGLTFYHIPMTKQFGYIYLGTGEKNIDLPFML
- the RSPH9 gene encoding radial spoke head protein 9 homolog isoform X1; this encodes MDAESLPYALDLVAGGGGGLSSEKRAALRASLLLLRRDYRFERVRFWGRIQGIRGPYYIAEGLGSDRAGPRSRLYSLNCVEWSLLPPATEEMITQTAGLKGRFQGDPSYEYDPIEKKGEENERIYEEEGGPMIKEEIRLVATIDQIDKAVGIIPRGAFVKTPLGPVHENRNFEGLSLTEAKKLNSYFHFTEPVNLKNRTLLQKADLDPSIDFLDSLEHDIPKDVGKVGDQLHSGEMEENSISIPPVATRHEMTRRSPVRLSRCEGSQEGGAAAHHSPQGSSRKK